One segment of Nostoc piscinale CENA21 DNA contains the following:
- the dnaN gene encoding DNA polymerase III subunit beta translates to MKLLCSQSDLSTNLSLVSRAVPSRPNHPVLANILLQADAETNQVSLTAFDLSLGIRTSFSAEVWQGGAIAIPAKLLVDITSRLPEGEITLDDEASEASTGEGLIVTLTPKSGYYQLRAMSAEDFPELPIIEDAEPINLTAAALIEGLRGSLFATSADETKQVLTGVHLSVKQDTLEFGATDGHRLAVVETTNESPLAGGGQLEVTVPSKALRELERMLGHNAAAEDAIALYLDQGQVVFEWQNQRLTSRTLEGQYPAYRQLIPRQFERQVTVDRKQFLSTLERIAVLADQKNNIVKLTIDHAAQELTLSCEAQEMGSGRESIPAEISGEDIEIAFNVKYLMEGLKALPSSEIQMHINQNLTPVIFTPLGGLKMTYLAMPVQMRS, encoded by the coding sequence ATGAAATTACTTTGCTCCCAAAGCGACCTCAGCACTAATCTTTCCCTTGTTAGTCGTGCTGTACCATCACGACCGAATCATCCTGTGTTGGCGAATATACTTTTACAAGCAGATGCGGAAACGAACCAAGTTAGTTTAACGGCTTTTGATTTGAGTTTGGGTATCCGTACTAGCTTTAGTGCAGAAGTTTGGCAAGGAGGTGCGATCGCCATACCTGCTAAACTCTTGGTAGATATTACCTCGCGGTTGCCAGAAGGGGAAATCACCTTAGATGACGAGGCCTCTGAAGCATCCACAGGTGAAGGTTTAATTGTCACCCTCACACCCAAAAGCGGCTATTATCAATTACGCGCTATGAGTGCGGAAGATTTTCCCGAACTCCCAATTATTGAAGATGCAGAACCAATTAATTTAACAGCCGCCGCCTTAATTGAAGGACTGCGGGGTTCGTTATTTGCTACTAGTGCTGATGAAACCAAGCAAGTTCTCACAGGTGTACATTTGAGTGTGAAACAAGACACTCTAGAATTTGGTGCGACTGATGGACATCGCCTAGCGGTGGTAGAAACCACAAACGAGAGTCCTTTGGCTGGTGGTGGGCAATTAGAAGTGACAGTACCCAGCAAAGCCTTACGAGAACTAGAAAGAATGTTGGGGCATAATGCTGCGGCTGAGGATGCGATCGCCTTATACTTAGACCAAGGTCAAGTTGTCTTTGAATGGCAAAATCAACGCTTAACTAGCCGCACTTTAGAAGGGCAATATCCCGCATATCGCCAACTCATTCCCCGCCAATTTGAGCGACAAGTTACAGTTGACCGCAAACAATTTTTAAGTACTTTAGAAAGAATTGCTGTACTAGCAGATCAAAAGAATAATATAGTTAAACTCACCATTGATCATGCTGCCCAAGAATTAACTTTATCTTGTGAAGCGCAAGAAATGGGCAGTGGTCGAGAGTCCATACCTGCGGAAATCTCTGGCGAAGATATCGAGATTGCGTTTAATGTGAAATATTTAATGGAAGGACTCAAAGCTTTGCCATCTTCCGAAATTCAAATGCACATTAATCAAAACCTCACACCAGTCATTTTTACACCACTGGGAGGGTTAAAGATGACTTATTTAGCTATGCCGGTGCAGATGCGTAGTTAA
- a CDS encoding amino acid ABC transporter substrate-binding protein, which produces MWKSAWILAIAPLILTLAACSGESSQTTNTASDRTDTVKSRRQLICGVSGEIPGFSFVGTDGKYSGIDVDVCRAVAAAMFDDPNAIEFRNLNAKERFTAVQTGEVDILSRNTTWTLSRDTSVGLEFAPVVFYDGQAIMVRKTSNIKSLADLKDKAICVQTGTTSEQNLADQMRKRSITYKPVVFEDVNITFATYAEGRCDGVTADRSALVSRRTNLPKPEDNVILDEVISSEPLAPAVAKGNTNWNNIVKWVVYALVKAEELGITSQNVAQMANTNDPDIKRFLGTEGNLGEGLGLTNDFAARVIKHVGNYAEVYDRNLGPKTKFNLARGQNQLWSKGGLLYSPPFR; this is translated from the coding sequence ATGTGGAAATCAGCTTGGATTCTGGCGATCGCACCTTTAATCTTGACACTTGCTGCTTGTAGTGGAGAATCAAGCCAAACCACAAATACAGCCAGCGATCGCACTGATACAGTTAAAAGTCGTCGTCAGTTAATTTGCGGTGTGAGTGGCGAAATTCCCGGTTTTAGCTTTGTGGGTACTGACGGTAAATACAGTGGTATAGATGTAGATGTTTGCCGTGCTGTGGCAGCAGCAATGTTTGATGATCCCAATGCGATCGAATTTCGCAATCTCAACGCCAAAGAAAGATTCACCGCCGTCCAAACTGGGGAAGTAGATATTCTCAGTCGCAACACAACTTGGACACTCAGCCGTGATACCTCCGTAGGTTTGGAATTTGCGCCTGTCGTCTTTTATGATGGGCAAGCCATCATGGTTCGCAAAACTAGCAATATTAAATCCTTGGCAGACTTGAAAGACAAAGCAATTTGTGTGCAAACTGGTACAACTAGCGAACAAAATTTAGCCGACCAAATGCGGAAACGCAGTATAACTTACAAACCTGTTGTTTTTGAAGATGTAAATATTACTTTTGCCACCTACGCTGAAGGACGTTGTGACGGAGTGACAGCCGACCGTTCTGCCTTGGTTTCGCGCCGGACGAATCTACCCAAACCAGAAGATAACGTAATTTTAGATGAGGTGATTTCTTCTGAACCGCTTGCACCAGCAGTTGCCAAAGGAAACACCAACTGGAACAACATTGTGAAATGGGTAGTTTATGCCCTCGTCAAAGCCGAAGAGTTGGGTATTACTTCTCAAAATGTGGCGCAAATGGCTAACACTAATGATCCAGATATTAAACGCTTTTTAGGCACAGAAGGCAACTTAGGTGAAGGACTTGGCTTAACTAACGATTTTGCTGCTAGAGTCATCAAACACGTTGGTAATTACGCGGAAGTATATGATCGCAACCTCGGCCCTAAAACAAAATTCAATCTCGCCCGTGGTCAAAATCAACTCTGGTCAAAAGGTGGATTACTTTATTCCCCACCATTTAGATGA
- a CDS encoding amino acid ABC transporter permease, with product MTNDKPPIWRDHRFWQITAQFIAVFLAAILVTILWSNLNRNLQQLGIQFGFDFLKQQASFDIGETPITYKATDTYTRALWVGLINSLRVAIAGIFFFTTIVGITSGIARLSDNWLVRNISLIYVEIFRNTPLLLQLLFWYFAVFLSFPKVENKVSLWGFISFSQNGIDLPWVHFSPEFSALLLGLIFYTGAFIAEIVRGGIQSVPKGQWEAARSLGLKPGLVMRLVVFPQALRVIIPPLTSQYLNLTKNSSLAIAIGYPDIYFVASTTFNQTGRAVEVMLLLMLTYLTFSLTISIIMNLLNRTVQITER from the coding sequence ATGACAAATGACAAACCGCCCATTTGGCGTGATCATCGTTTTTGGCAAATCACAGCACAATTTATTGCTGTATTTTTAGCAGCTATTTTAGTAACAATACTTTGGAGTAACCTGAACCGTAACTTACAACAATTAGGTATTCAATTCGGATTTGATTTTCTCAAGCAGCAAGCATCTTTTGACATTGGTGAAACGCCAATTACTTATAAAGCCACTGATACCTATACTCGTGCTTTATGGGTGGGATTGATTAACTCTTTGCGTGTGGCGATCGCAGGCATTTTTTTTTTCACGACAATTGTCGGTATAACTTCTGGGATAGCGAGGTTATCAGATAACTGGTTAGTCCGAAATATCAGCTTAATTTATGTAGAGATTTTTCGGAACACCCCTTTACTATTGCAATTACTATTTTGGTACTTTGCTGTTTTTTTGAGTTTTCCCAAAGTTGAAAACAAAGTTTCTTTGTGGGGTTTTATTAGCTTTAGTCAAAATGGAATTGATTTACCTTGGGTTCATTTTTCCCCAGAGTTTTCGGCTTTATTGTTGGGATTGATTTTTTACACAGGTGCGTTTATTGCAGAAATTGTCAGGGGTGGTATTCAATCAGTACCTAAAGGACAATGGGAAGCGGCGCGATCGCTAGGTTTAAAACCAGGATTAGTAATGCGCTTAGTAGTTTTTCCCCAAGCATTGCGGGTAATTATTCCGCCATTAACCAGTCAATATCTGAATTTGACGAAAAATTCTAGTTTAGCGATCGCTATTGGTTATCCCGATATTTATTTTGTCGCTTCCACCACCTTTAATCAAACCGGGAGAGCCGTAGAAGTAATGTTACTACTTATGCTCACTTACCTTACCTTCAGCTTAACCATCTCTATTATTATGAATTTGCTCAATCGTACCGTACAAATTACAGAGAGATAA
- a CDS encoding YbaK/EbsC family protein — protein MCDPETLSQILGTEVGGLAPFGYELNVQLVVSSTLFKQKYIYLNPGRNDATICISGEDFKSVMLGNKARIL, from the coding sequence ATGTGTGATCCGGAGACTCTATCTCAAATTTTGGGTACAGAGGTAGGAGGACTTGCTCCTTTTGGATACGAGCTTAATGTACAGCTTGTAGTGTCTTCAACTCTGTTCAAACAAAAGTATATTTACTTAAATCCTGGACGTAATGATGCTACAATTTGTATAAGTGGTGAAGATTTTAAATCAGTAATGCTAGGCAATAAAGCCCGCATTCTGTAA
- a CDS encoding amino acid ABC transporter permease, which produces MINYQLTWLRKNLFNTWYNSLLTVVGLVFIFWGLYNVINWATTQAQWAVIQVNLRLFLVGRFPQTLYWRAWIVLAIASVLFSLTSGIVFNKQSLNKLGLAIFAFIYSLLLIILPLDLTSRIWLLFIATLTLTSFWLGKTFYKTITPWLSPFWLLSFPVIIWLIGGGLGLQNVPTNLWNGLLLTVLMAVVSIIISFPLGVLLALGRTSNLPILRWFSILYIEIVRGLPLIGILFLAQVMLPLFLPTDWRLDRVIRGIAGLVLFSAAYMAENVRGGLQAIPHGQIEAAKALGLKTPLVILLIVLPQALRAVIPAIVGQFIGLFKDTSLLSLVALVELTGISRSILAQPQFIGRYAEVYLFVGLIYWLFCYSMSLVSQRLERQFN; this is translated from the coding sequence ATGATAAATTATCAATTAACTTGGCTACGGAAAAACTTATTTAACACTTGGTACAACAGCTTGTTAACTGTTGTCGGTTTAGTATTTATATTTTGGGGATTATATAACGTAATAAATTGGGCAACTACTCAAGCACAATGGGCAGTTATTCAAGTTAACTTGCGTTTATTTTTAGTCGGGAGGTTTCCGCAAACACTGTATTGGCGTGCTTGGATTGTTTTGGCTATAGCATCTGTTTTATTTTCTCTAACTAGCGGTATTGTATTTAACAAACAAAGTTTAAATAAGCTAGGATTAGCCATTTTTGCTTTTATTTATAGTCTATTATTAATTATTCTGCCCTTGGATTTGACCTCGCGTATATGGTTACTATTTATTGCAACATTAACATTAACAAGCTTTTGGCTTGGCAAAACATTTTATAAAACCATAACTCCTTGGCTATCTCCATTTTGGTTATTATCATTTCCTGTAATTATCTGGCTAATTGGTGGAGGATTGGGCTTACAAAACGTCCCGACAAATTTATGGAATGGTTTACTACTCACTGTTTTAATGGCAGTTGTGAGTATTATAATTTCGTTTCCTTTAGGGGTTTTATTAGCTTTAGGACGTACTAGTAATTTACCTATTTTACGTTGGTTTTCTATTCTATATATAGAGATTGTGCGAGGATTACCACTAATTGGCATTTTATTTCTCGCTCAAGTCATGTTACCTTTGTTTTTACCAACAGATTGGCGTTTAGATAGAGTAATTAGAGGAATTGCCGGATTAGTTTTATTTAGTGCGGCCTATATGGCAGAGAATGTCCGTGGCGGACTACAAGCCATTCCTCACGGGCAAATTGAAGCCGCTAAAGCATTAGGATTAAAAACACCATTGGTAATTTTATTAATTGTCCTTCCTCAAGCTTTACGGGCAGTTATTCCAGCAATTGTCGGACAATTTATTGGCTTATTTAAAGATACTTCACTATTATCTTTAGTAGCTTTAGTAGAATTAACAGGTATTTCTCGTTCCATTTTGGCACAACCACAATTTATCGGGCGCTATGCAGAAGTTTATTTATTTGTTGGGTTAATTTACTGGCTATTTTGTTATTCAATGTCGTTAGTCTCCCAACGGTTAGAGAGGCAGTTTAATTAA
- a CDS encoding HhoA/HhoB/HtrA family serine endopeptidase: protein MNTTVHNIDSWDWLLSKMANNVKLMLLSGVAVVSLGGCGLLPGKTFENSVNQPGTVDNKTSNSESAIALSPISSGDPNFVVGVVKNVGGAVVRIDSARTITSRVPDEFNDPFFRRYFRDVQPRQRVERGSGSGFIISSSGQILTNSHVVDGADKVTVILKDGRTFDGQVLGEDPVTDVAVIKIDANNLPTVSLGNSEVLQPGEAVIAIGNPLGLNNTVTSGIISATERSSSDIGASDKRVDYLQTDAAINPGNSGGPLLNARGQVIGMNTAILRGAQGLGFAIPINTVQKIAQELITKGRVDHPYLGVQMVALTPEIKERINERFGDRITLTTDKGVLLVRIVPRSPAALAGLRPGDVIQQINNQSVTKPEEVQRILEKSQIGNPLSVQIERNGQITQLTVRPAALPVQREN, encoded by the coding sequence ATGAACACAACAGTGCATAATATTGATAGCTGGGATTGGCTATTGAGCAAAATGGCTAACAATGTCAAGTTAATGCTGCTCAGTGGGGTAGCAGTGGTGTCCTTGGGGGGCTGTGGCCTTCTACCAGGTAAAACCTTTGAAAATTCTGTCAATCAACCTGGAACTGTTGATAACAAAACATCTAATTCTGAATCAGCGATCGCACTTTCACCCATTTCATCTGGTGATCCTAATTTTGTTGTCGGCGTGGTGAAAAATGTTGGCGGTGCAGTTGTGCGAATTGACTCCGCTAGAACAATTACATCGCGTGTTCCCGACGAATTTAATGATCCCTTCTTTCGGCGGTATTTTCGGGATGTCCAACCCAGACAGCGAGTTGAACGGGGTAGTGGTTCGGGATTTATCATTAGCTCCTCTGGGCAAATTTTAACTAATTCTCATGTAGTTGACGGTGCAGATAAAGTAACAGTAATACTCAAAGATGGCAGGACTTTTGATGGTCAAGTATTGGGAGAAGACCCTGTTACCGATGTTGCTGTGATTAAAATAGATGCTAATAACTTGCCAACCGTATCGTTAGGTAATTCAGAAGTTTTACAACCAGGGGAAGCGGTAATTGCCATTGGTAATCCTTTGGGGTTAAACAATACTGTGACATCAGGGATTATTAGTGCAACAGAACGGTCTAGCAGTGATATTGGTGCTAGTGATAAGCGAGTTGACTATCTGCAAACAGACGCAGCGATTAATCCAGGGAATTCTGGCGGCCCGTTGCTGAATGCACGCGGTCAAGTAATTGGGATGAACACAGCAATTTTGCGTGGCGCTCAAGGTTTGGGATTTGCCATTCCGATCAACACAGTGCAGAAAATAGCTCAAGAATTAATTACGAAAGGTCGAGTTGATCATCCTTATTTGGGTGTGCAGATGGTGGCACTCACACCAGAAATTAAAGAAAGGATAAACGAGCGATTTGGCGATCGCATTACTCTGACGACAGATAAAGGTGTGTTGTTAGTGCGGATTGTGCCTCGTTCTCCGGCGGCGTTGGCGGGACTCAGACCCGGAGATGTGATTCAGCAAATCAACAACCAATCTGTCACTAAACCAGAGGAAGTACAAAGAATTCTAGAGAAAAGTCAAATCGGTAATCCTTTATCGGTACAAATAGAGCGCAACGGACAAATTACACAACTCACCGTTCGTCCCGCAGCTTTACCTGTGCAACGCGAAAACTAA
- a CDS encoding class I SAM-dependent methyltransferase produces MHDKQYFQFKKYEFLSVLSNEESRLYYDSLANVYDQLYNDGISLAENSIIRDMLCKYLYKGCKVLDLGCGSGLAYELISDFLDTNFNYTGVDISYNMLQQAQIKYSGFNNVDFYQINMEDLSYFNTNTFDAVISLYGSFSHSLKYKQSINEIKRVLKPNGIIFIMVYSRFSLRNIFRCMTKFTISSLSEIQLYQIRKTRGDIFFLCPFLYRQKY; encoded by the coding sequence ATGCACGACAAACAATATTTTCAATTTAAAAAATATGAATTTTTAAGTGTGTTATCTAATGAGGAAAGTAGACTCTACTATGACTCTTTAGCAAATGTTTATGATCAACTGTATAATGATGGAATTAGCTTGGCAGAAAACTCTATTATCAGAGATATGCTTTGTAAGTATTTGTATAAAGGCTGTAAAGTATTAGATTTAGGTTGCGGTTCTGGACTGGCATATGAATTAATATCAGATTTTCTAGATACCAACTTCAATTATACTGGTGTTGATATTTCATATAATATGCTTCAACAAGCCCAAATTAAATACTCTGGATTTAATAATGTAGATTTTTATCAGATTAATATGGAAGACTTATCTTATTTTAATACAAATACTTTTGATGCAGTTATTTCTCTGTATGGTTCATTTTCTCACTCTTTAAAATATAAACAATCTATCAATGAAATAAAAAGAGTTCTAAAACCTAATGGGATCATCTTCATAATGGTTTATTCAAGATTTTCTCTGAGAAATATCTTCCGATGTATGACCAAATTCACGATAAGTAGCTTATCTGAAATTCAATTATATCAAATCAGAAAAACAAGAGGAGATATTTTTTTCTTATGCCCGTTTTTATACAGACAAAAGTATTAA
- a CDS encoding amino acid ABC transporter ATP-binding protein — protein MIGKESIIIAENVHKWYGKFHVLQGVSLTVNRGEVVVLMGPSGSGKSTFIRTFNALEEYQQGKIIIDGITLSNDLRNIEAIRQEVGMVFQQFNLFPHLTVLQNITLAPIWVRRLSKAKAEELAMQLLERVGILEQARKYPGKLSGGQQQRVAIARALAMQPKIMLFDEPTSALDPEMVREVLDVMRTLARDGMTMVVVTHEVGFAREVADRVILMDSGSLVESATPDIFFTNPQEDRTRQFLSQIL, from the coding sequence ATGATAGGTAAAGAATCAATTATTATTGCTGAGAATGTTCATAAGTGGTATGGAAAATTTCATGTCCTCCAAGGTGTGAGTTTAACTGTTAATCGAGGAGAAGTAGTAGTATTAATGGGGCCTTCTGGTTCAGGGAAATCAACTTTTATTCGGACATTTAATGCTTTAGAAGAATATCAACAAGGAAAAATAATTATTGACGGTATTACCCTAAGTAACGACTTGCGGAATATTGAAGCAATTCGGCAAGAAGTGGGAATGGTTTTTCAACAATTTAATTTGTTTCCCCATCTCACCGTCTTGCAAAATATTACCTTAGCGCCAATTTGGGTACGTCGCTTATCAAAAGCAAAAGCTGAAGAATTGGCAATGCAACTGTTAGAAAGAGTAGGAATATTAGAACAGGCGCGGAAATACCCTGGAAAGTTATCTGGTGGACAACAACAACGGGTAGCGATCGCTCGTGCATTGGCTATGCAGCCTAAAATTATGCTATTCGACGAACCTACATCAGCTTTAGACCCAGAAATGGTACGCGAAGTATTAGATGTGATGCGTACTCTCGCCCGTGATGGAATGACGATGGTTGTAGTTACCCACGAAGTCGGATTCGCCCGTGAAGTTGCTGACAGAGTAATTCTGATGGATAGCGGTTCTCTTGTAGAGTCAGCAACACCTGATATATTTTTTACTAACCCGCAAGAAGACAGAACGCGCCAATTTTTATCTCAAATTCTCTAG
- a CDS encoding YbaK/EbsC family protein, with the protein MITLLYQRIIAYLEKNKIQFQLFEHEPVYTSETASKVLNHAEEEGTKSLALQAGNNLIVVTISGNERIDFKKIKKIVLYQEN; encoded by the coding sequence ATGATAACATTGCTTTACCAAAGAATAATTGCTTATCTTGAAAAGAATAAAATTCAATTTCAATTATTTGAACATGAGCCTGTTTACACTTCTGAAACTGCAAGCAAAGTTTTAAATCATGCTGAGGAAGAAGGAACAAAATCTCTGGCTCTACAAGCAGGAAATAATTTAATTGTGGTAACAATTTCTGGAAATGAACGTATAGATTTTAAAAAAATTAAAAAAATTGTTTTGTATCAAGAAAACTAA
- a CDS encoding DUF3318 domain-containing protein — MTSYATSSAKAEMSELRRLKGLLPPELQSWVTVEGTTEVNPPLIRSEEIGKDQVEIQIDLVKWDALAMDQRNLLFWHEVARIQMDTIPKDGWEMAALAIGLGGAVGELWVQDGLLLVLALALCGVSGWRLYQKNNGEKQMRELLDADEKAIALATRFGYSLPNAYKSLGSALKTLIDTTPSKRQRSRYEARLSALKRSANKAKAKSRTPEDSGL; from the coding sequence ATGACATCCTATGCAACCTCCTCTGCCAAAGCAGAAATGAGTGAACTCCGGCGATTAAAAGGCTTATTACCACCAGAATTGCAAAGCTGGGTCACAGTTGAAGGCACAACTGAGGTCAATCCACCCCTGATCCGCAGCGAAGAAATTGGTAAAGACCAAGTAGAAATTCAAATTGACTTGGTGAAATGGGATGCTTTGGCTATGGATCAGCGTAATCTGCTGTTCTGGCATGAAGTTGCCCGCATTCAAATGGACACAATTCCCAAAGATGGTTGGGAAATGGCAGCATTGGCTATTGGTTTAGGCGGTGCTGTGGGTGAATTGTGGGTACAAGATGGATTGTTGCTGGTGTTAGCCTTGGCGCTATGTGGCGTTTCTGGTTGGCGACTTTATCAAAAGAATAATGGCGAAAAGCAAATGCGAGAATTGCTGGATGCTGATGAAAAAGCGATCGCACTAGCAACTCGTTTTGGTTACAGTCTCCCCAATGCTTACAAGAGTCTCGGTAGTGCCTTGAAAACCTTAATTGATACTACTCCCAGCAAACGCCAACGGTCTCGTTATGAAGCACGACTTTCTGCCCTCAAACGCAGCGCCAACAAGGCAAAAGCTAAATCTCGCACTCCCGAAGATAGCGGACTGTAA
- the dnaA gene encoding chromosomal replication initiator protein DnaA: MEISLDSLWSQVLERLQLELSRPTFETWIKTAQAERLENNCLVIITPNPFARNWLQKYYINTIANVVQSILGYPVDIYITVAQGDEVSPIEPRETIQEFASANFMSESLTQKTQTNADLNSKYVFSRFVVGANNRMAHAASLAVAESPGREFNPLFLCGGVGLGKTHLMQAIGHYRWEICPNSKIFYVSCEQFTNDLITAIRKDSMQSFREHYRAADVLLVDDIQFIEGKEYTQEEFFHTFNTLHEAGKQVVIASDRPPNQIPQLQERLSSRFSMGLIADIQPPDLETRMAILQKKAEYENIRLPRDVIEYIATNYKSNIRELEGALIRALAYISIWGLPMTVENITPVLETPSEKVAATPEAILNAVAANFDVSIEDLKGNSRRREISWARQIGMYLMRQHTDLSLPRIGEEFGGKDHTTVLYSCEKITQLKESDRNLENTLRQLSDQINMSSRSQKSSRN; the protein is encoded by the coding sequence ATGGAAATTTCTCTTGACAGTCTGTGGTCTCAGGTGCTAGAGCGCCTACAGCTAGAATTATCCCGTCCAACCTTTGAAACTTGGATTAAAACTGCCCAAGCGGAACGGTTAGAGAATAATTGTTTAGTGATTATTACGCCAAATCCCTTTGCTCGCAATTGGTTACAAAAGTATTACATCAATACTATTGCCAATGTTGTGCAGAGTATTTTGGGTTATCCGGTAGACATTTACATTACCGTCGCCCAAGGGGATGAAGTTTCGCCTATAGAACCACGAGAAACTATCCAGGAATTTGCTAGTGCTAATTTCATGTCTGAAAGCCTGACACAAAAAACTCAAACTAACGCCGATTTAAATTCCAAATATGTGTTTTCGCGGTTTGTCGTGGGCGCAAATAACCGCATGGCACACGCAGCATCCCTAGCCGTTGCTGAATCTCCAGGTAGAGAGTTTAATCCGTTGTTTTTGTGTGGTGGTGTTGGTTTAGGCAAAACTCACCTGATGCAAGCGATCGGGCATTATCGCTGGGAGATTTGCCCAAATTCTAAAATATTTTACGTTTCTTGTGAGCAGTTTACCAATGACTTGATTACGGCTATCCGCAAAGATAGTATGCAGAGTTTCCGAGAACACTATCGGGCGGCTGATGTGCTGTTAGTGGATGATATTCAGTTTATTGAAGGTAAAGAATATACCCAAGAAGAATTTTTTCATACTTTTAATACATTACATGAAGCAGGTAAGCAAGTCGTCATTGCATCTGACCGTCCACCAAACCAAATTCCCCAACTCCAAGAGAGGTTATCTTCACGGTTTTCTATGGGGTTAATAGCTGATATTCAACCGCCTGATTTAGAAACACGAATGGCGATTTTGCAAAAAAAGGCGGAGTATGAAAATATCCGTTTGCCCAGAGATGTGATTGAGTATATAGCAACTAACTACAAATCAAATATTCGGGAATTGGAAGGAGCATTGATTCGGGCTTTGGCTTATATTTCGATTTGGGGTTTGCCGATGACAGTAGAAAATATTACCCCAGTTTTAGAAACGCCAAGCGAGAAAGTAGCTGCGACTCCAGAAGCTATTTTAAACGCGGTGGCGGCGAATTTTGATGTGTCAATTGAAGACCTCAAAGGTAACTCACGACGGCGGGAAATTAGCTGGGCTAGGCAAATCGGGATGTATTTAATGCGTCAACACACTGATTTGAGTTTACCGAGAATTGGGGAAGAGTTTGGTGGCAAAGATCATACAACCGTGTTATATAGTTGTGAGAAAATCACTCAACTCAAAGAAAGCGATCGCAACTTAGAAAACACACTTCGTCAACTGAGCGATCAGATTAATATGAGTAGTCGTTCGCAAAAATCATCAAGGAATTAA